In the Silene latifolia isolate original U9 population chromosome 1, ASM4854445v1, whole genome shotgun sequence genome, tttctcttattttattactttcttttatgttttggccccacaattctttatttaactactaataattcatccctctctcctaccaccaaccccacacaactcttttactaatATTTTAATACATTTCCTTAAATATCGTGCCCATATCAAAGGGGAACATTATAACGACTGGGAGTGAGTATACATGATATCCTTAGGCTCGGCCTTGGGAGTTCCATCAAAGTTGTTAACCATTAAACTCCGCCCTTACGGACACCTACGGAGTACAATGTACGACTATCTGTCTATTTAATTATTCGTAAAAAGAAGGACCATTCTAGAATTGAAGGAATTCGTTAATGGAAAGTAACATGGATGAGTTCACTTACAGTAAGCGTAAGTATAGGATCCATAATGCGCAAAACTATGATTAATTTTAATGGTGGCACCAAGCAACTAGGCTTAAGAATTACTCCGTATGTGTACATGGTATATGCATATGTTAATGAAAGTGGTAATTAATTATTAAGGATGTGATTAAAGAGGAAGGGAGTGAAATGACAAGACTAACCTTAGATGAAGCCTATAAGAAGGGAACAAGAAGAGGAAGAGTTCCATCATCAAAACTAATTCCAAGCAACAAACAATACTAAACACaaaaaattattaatattattaatccaTTTTAATTCCGATACGAAAAAAATGGGGTCCAACACCAAGGCAGTAGCAGCAATGATGCTAGTGAACCTAGCCATGTTTGCATTTGTGACAGCAAATGCAACATATATACCAGGTACAACAACACCGTGCCCAACACTCGACGTATGTGTACAGATACCGTTGGTGGGTGTTACTTTGGGTTACCAAGCCGGAACTCCGTGTTGTAGCCTTATCAGTGGGCTTGTGGCTGCTAATGCACAAGTCTGTATCTGCACCGGTCTCGTTGGTTCCCTTCTTGGTTCCACCCTTGGTGGCCTTCTTGGCC is a window encoding:
- the LOC141619317 gene encoding putative lipid-binding protein AIR1, with amino-acid sequence MGSNTKAVAAMMLVNLAMFAFVTANATYIPGTTTPCPTLDVCVQIPLVGVTLGYQAGTPCCSLISGLVAANAQVCICTGLVGSLLGSTLGGLLGLGGLLGGLLSTADLNKELAVLINACNIPNFTCP